The Thermosipho melanesiensis BI429 sequence TTATCCCTCCTTTTTTAAGAATTGAAATGGGTAAAGGTAGAAAGGATAGACTTGTACCACTACCAGATAAAGTCCTACCTTTACTTCAAAAATATCTAGAACTAAAAAATCCAAAAATATATGTTTTTGAAAACGAAGCAAAACACGTTCATCCATCAACCGTTTTCAGATGGTTAAAAGATGGTGTCAAAAGAGCTAAGATAAAAAAACAGGTTCATCCCCACACTTTACGTCATTCATATGCAACACACCTGATTAGAAAAGGTGTAAATATAAAAGTTGTCCAAGAACTTCTTGGACATACTAATCTAAGCACTACAAGTATCTATTTACATGTTGCCGACCAAGAAAAATTCGATGCAGTAAAAAAATTATAATTTTTTCGCAAATGTAATATTTGAGAAATATCGACGAAACATTAAAAAAATATAAATAATTTTCGGTGGGGGAATTTTATTAAAAACTTTAAAGTGGGGAGGGAGTTATAATGAAAAAAACATTATTGTTAACAACATTATTTGTAATTATTATCCGTTCAAATTTGACTTTAGCTAGATTTTTTGGCGGGAACATCTAATTATTTCCAAACGAACTGTTTATACACCTTGGAAAATTTCAGAACGTATTTACAATTCGACTCAAGAAATAATGACTGTTAATAAAACTACAAGTGAAACATTATCAGTTACAGCTTCCGCTGGATTTAGTGCTGGATCTAAATATGTAAAAGCAAATTTCAGTGTCAATATCGGCCAATCTATAACAAAAACGTTATCAATAACCGTAAGTGTTCGCCCCAAAGAAGTTCTTTATATAAAAACTCGTTGAGCACTAGATAGTTATTTGATGAAATCTACAAATTTTGCTTTTTGGAAACCAATTAAAACAATATTCTGGAATTTCAAAATTCCAAAATTTTTAGATCATAAATTTGAAACATATTAATAATTCTAACTCCCTCACCTTCATACCTAAGTTTTTAAATTTTGGGGGAAAAAATGAAAAAAAGTTCATCTGTACTTTTATATTTTTTCTTTTTACAATGATTATAAATATTACTTTTTTTGCTAATGAAAATATTAAAACAATAACATTAAATGATTTAATAGAATATTCAATCAATAACTCATACGATTACACGTTTAAATTAAATGAAATTCAATATTTTAAAAACCATTTAAACGGGTATTTTCTGTTATTACCATCCATTAATTTTTCTACTTCACAAAACTTTGGAATATTATTCAGTAAATGCCGAGATAAATGCAAATAATATATTTGCTACACTTTATACAAATATTCAAAATATAACCCTTAAAAGATTAAACTATGAGCTTATTACCTATAAAACTGATGCTGCTATCGAAGCTTCACGATTTTATTTTATGTTAGTTACACTTGACAAAATATTAACTTCGCTATCGATAATAGATAATTCTCTAACATTATTGTATAATAAATTAATAAATAATAAAAACTTAGAATATTATCAATTGAAAGAGATCGAGCTATCATACAAGAAATTTAAATTAACTTTATTGGATAATATAAATAAAAAGAATATCTTTTCTTTTGAAAAAAACTTAGGACTAAATTACAAAGATAATAATCAAATTATTGTTGATCAATCGTATTATGTAATTCCAAATTTGACAAACGATTCTACATTTTTAAACATTGAAAAATATTACGATTATAGCTATTTTAAAAATACTTCACTTATTAAAAAATTTTCATTAGAAAAATTAGAAAATTATTTAGAGAGTAAGGCAAATTTTATTAAGTTCTCACTTCCAAATATCATACCATATTTATAATTAAACTATTTTAATAATTCTTATGAACCAGAAATTGGAACAAAACTTTCATATTCATTATCATCTATACTTTATCATCTATACTTTCTTTAAATATGGAGTTAAAAAATAAAAATATACTTTCTTCTCAAAATACCTGGAATTTTTCAATTAATATTATTTTCAATAATAATAATAATAATAATAATAATAATTTTAATTATTATTCAAATAAAAATATTTCTATAAATAACCAAATTAATTCACTATATTTTGAGTTTATTAATGCTTTAAATGATATAAAAATGACTATCTACAATCTTCAGATCATAAATGCCGAACTTAATTTAATAGATTATCTAACAAATAATGTTTCTTCTCCATACGAGAAATTTAATTTATTAATCCAAAAAGGATATAATCTAATTAACTTTTATTCTTATATTGAACAATTTAATGAAAATATGTTTAAAATCAAATCTTGGAGTGAGAAAATCATCTTGGAGGTGAAAACTATGCGGTGTAAAGGAGCTTTTTTTATTCTTACTATTATTATTTCAACTTTCGCATTTTCGATGCAAGATTATGAATTAACTTTTTCAACACTTTCTCCTTCAAACATAAGTTCTATAGATGCATACAAAATAGAATTTGCAAAATTTGAACCAATTGAAAACAACATTTTCATCTTTTATAATAAATGTTAATATTCATTCTATTTTAAGTCCAAATAATTATCATATAGAAGAAAAATTAACAAAATTACCATTGAATTATTCTCCAATAAACGATTTTATATTTATTAATGACAAAGATAAAATTGTATTCATCTCTAAAGGTAATTTATACATATACTCAACTAAAGAAAAGAAAACTTCAAAAATAGATATAATTAAATCTGAACACTTAAAATTATTTAAAAATGGTTCTGATAACATCTTCCTCATTGATAAAAATTTTGATATATACAAAATAGATGTTGATAAAGAAAAAATAGTGAATTTAAAATCATCAGAAGAAATTTTAAAAAACATCAACAGTTTACCATCTATCGAAGATATAATTTGTTCAAATTCAATATATATAATTGTTAATAAAAACATTTTTGAATATGACACAATAAATAATGTTGTTTATCCAAGATTTAATGGCTTTAATTTCGGAAAAGTTGTCAGTCTTGTTGTGGAAAAATTTAATAACTTAAAATTTATAGCTTTTAAAGATAATTCACAAAATATAATAAATATTGCATATATTGATGAAAAAGAAAATAAAATAAAAATATTCTACAAAACTTCACTAAATAATTTTGTAAGTTTTCTTGAAAGCAAAGGAATAATTTTTGTATTTGAAAAAGACAAATATCTAACGTTTCCTATAAATAAAATTGCAAATTAGTTTTTAAAAACCTCCCACTATTTTATATTTCTACAAAATATATGTTCAAATAATGAAACACTTGATGAAATTTTAACTGAATATACATCATAAGAAAAAACCCCATCCTATTTTCAGGATGGGGTTTTTTCTTATCTATCAATTGAATAAAACGCCTTTATTCCTTTATATTCTGCTGCATCTCCCAGTTCTTCTTCTATTCTTAATAATTGGTTGTATTTTGCTATTCTTTCACTTCTTGAGAGAGAACCAGTTTTTATTTGTCCTGCATTAGTTGCAACTGCTAGATCCGCTATAAATGTATCTTCAGTTTCACCAGATCTGTGAGAAATTACATTTGTCATATTGTTGGTTTTTGCAAGCTCAATTGCATTCAATGTTTCGGTAACAGAACCTATTTGATTTAACTTAATTAATATTGAATTTGTTGCCTTTAATTCTATACCTTTTTCCAATCTTTTAACATTTGTTACGTACAAGTCATCACCAACAATTTGGACTTTTTTGCCAACTTTTTCATTAAACTTTCTATATGAATCCCAATCTTCTTGATCAAATGGATCTTCAATTGAAATAATTGGATATTTATTTATTAATGATTCATAGTATTCGATTAACTCATCAGAAGTCTTTTCAGTTCCATCGATAAAATATTTTCCCGTTTCTCCATTATAAAATTCACTTGCTGCTACATCTAAAGCAATATATATATCCTTTCCAGGAACATAACCTGCCTTTTCTATTGCTCGAATTAAAACTTGAATTGCCTCTTCATTATTTTGAAGATTAGGTGCAAATCCACCCTCGTCTCCAACTGCAGTTACATGCCCTGCTTCTTTTAAAATCCTTTTAAGTGCATGGAAAGTTTCTGCACCATATCTTAACGCTTCTCTAAAGCTTGGTGCTCCAGCTGGAACTATCATAAATTCTTGTATATCAAGGTTATTATCCGCGTGTGCTCCACCGTTAATCACATTCATCAAAGGAACTGGCAATACTTTTGCATTTACTCCACCAAGATATTTATAAAGTGGTAACTGTAAGGAATTTGCCACCGCTCTTGATACTGCCATCGATACACCTAAAATAGCGTTAGCACCTATGTTACTTTTATTCTCTGTACCATCAATCTCCAATAATGTCTTATCAATAGATACTTGTTCATATGCATTTAAACCCAAAAGTTTTGGAGCTATCTTTTCATTCACATTTTCAATTGCTTTTAATACTCCTTTTCCTCCATATCTTTTACTGTCTTTATCTCTTAATTCCAATGCTTCAAACTTTCCAGTAGATGCACCCGAAGGCACAATAGCCCTACCAACAGAACCATCTTCAAGCATAACTTCAACTTCAACAGTAGGATTTCCGCGGGAATCAAGTACTTCTCTTGCGTAAATATCAATAATTTCAATGTACATAAACTCACCTCCAAGTTTTTTATTTCACAATTATATTATACCCCATAAATGTTTCATTTTTTATATCTTAATATTACAAAAAACCCCCGCAAAATGCGGGGGTTTTTATGGAAAACATACTAAAATTAGAAGCTTACACTCCAACTAAGTTTTGCATACCATTGTGCATCATCTTTGTTTATATCTGCTGCACCATCACCATCTTTATCGTAAAGTATACCGTAGAATGCACATAGTGTTGTATTATCATCAATTGCATAACTTGCTTTTGCATAGTAACCAAATTCATTACCATCCATTAAGTATTTAACTGCACCAGAGAGTGTAAATGCATCGACTGGAGTTACGCTCAAATCTGCGTTAACAACTAAATCTGTTGCTGCAGCAACTATATCTCCCCAACTTACTTTTGCATTTGCACTTACCATGTCATTTGCAAATCCAAGGCTCAAGTTAACTGGTACTGTAAATTCTGTTGGACTGGAAAGATCTCCAATTTTGAATGTTGCATCTGCACCTAATGTCACTGGTTCCATTTCATAACTTACTGCTGCTTTTACAGAAAGTGTTTTAGCTGATGAATCTCCTGCATATTCAAAGTTTTCAACATTTTCTTTCCATGCAAATGTTTGTGTTAATGTTAAGATAGAAAATTCTGCAGAAAAACTTTCGGAAATACCATATGCTGTTGTATTTGCACCATCTACCATACCAAATACACCGTCAAGTGTCAAGCTACCAAATCCAAGATCTAATTCTGTGTTAGCATTTACACCGTATTCAAAAGTATTTGTTGTTGAAGCTGTATCTGCATCGTAGAATGCTGCAGAAAGGTTAACTCCTGCTACACTGTATGTAAGCCCAACAAAATCGTTAAACCATTTTTCACCTGCAAGAACACCAGTATTGTAATCTACTGTCCTCAATATGTCTTGATATACTACTGTTAAACCGTCTACTGCTTTAAGCGTTACTGCAATATTTCCTTCTGCTGTCATTAATGGATTTTTGTCACGGTCTGTACCTACAAAGTATTGGAATGCACTTGCACCATTTGCATATGTAAGACCAAAAATGCTATTTTCAAAGCTTATGCTGTAAAGTGTTAAACTTTTTCCAACAAGATCAATGCCAAATGATACACCAAATTGTGTGTCAGAACTTGGTGACCATAAAACTTTTGGCTTAATCAACCCACCTGATACATCCAAACCTTTTTCGTCAACGCCCAACGTAAAACTTGCCGTTCCTTTCCAAGATACTTCTGGTGTTACCGCAAAAACTGCTGATAAAATAAATAACGATACTAATAATACTACGAGTTTCTTCATACGTATAAACCTCCCTTTTTTAATATATAGTTAAATAATTATGGTTTAACAAATGCCGCATAAACACCTAAACCCACACCAACAATTCCCAAAATTAAACCAACTATGGAAAGTGTATTTGCAGAATCTGCTTTCTTTGCAACCGCATCTAATTCATCTTTACCAGCTTTCGTTTCTAATGCTTTCTTATTTTCTTCAGTTGCTACTTTAACACCTTCGACATCTTTCTTAACACTTTCTACATCTTTCTTAACACCTTCAATTTGCTTTCTTAACGCATATTCTACTTCACCAAGTTTTGCTGCAAGACCATTTAGTGTATCTGTATTGAATTGTGCAAACTCCTTTATCTCCTCTACATCTTTTAATTTTCTATCAACAGATTGCATCTTTACATTAATATATTTTACCAATTTTTTGTCAACATTTTTAATACTCTCTGCATTTTGATAAACTAAATTTCTTAACATTGGAATTGCATTATTTACGTTTGTTTCTACATTCAACAATTTCCCTGCAAGTTCATTATATTTTTCATCTACATATTTTTTTGAATTTTCTTCTGAAACTGTTATCTTTTTGTACAAAAATTCAATTTGTCCATTAATTGAATCTACTGAATCGTTAACCATTTTTTCTACATCATCTGCAGATACCTTTTTCGATAATGCTTCATAAATTCTAATAACATCCTTATCAATAACATCTAACCTCTTTGATAATACTTCTACTTCTTCCTTTGTAACTGCATTTGCAAGTGCTTTCTTTAAACTTCCTGTAATTTCATACAATGCCGCAATATCGTTTTCATGAACATCAACTGTCACCATAACTTTTTGAATATCCTTTTCCAATAAATCCATTACCCTTGCCAAAAATACCGCAAGTTCATACCTTGTTACATTATTTACCCCCCTAAATGTTCCATCTGGATACCCTGTAACAATACCAGCCTTTTGAAGCATCATTACAGAATCATACGCCCAATGATTTTCAGGTACATCTTTTAGTCCAGCGAAAATAAATGCTGAGACTAATACTAAAGTGATAATAACTAACAATTTTTTCATGAAAATACCTCCCTTCCGAATTTGTGTTACATTTAAATTACCATACAGATTTATTATAACATTTTTTGTTAAGATATTTCAAGTGTTTTTTTAATAAAATTCAATTTTTTGCAATCAATTTATAGAACTTTCTCTTTCCAACCCTTAAAACATGCTCATTTTCGATTGTAACATCTTCTTTAAAACTTTCAACTTTTTTTCCATCAAACTTTACTCCGCCTTGGTTAACTACTCTTTTGGCTTCACTTCTACTTTGAGTTGCCTTCACTGCAACAAGCACATCTACAATATTGTATTTTCCATTTTCAAATTTTATTTCAGGCATTTCATCTGGTAATTCTTTTTTTCTAAATACCTTAATAAAATTCTCTTCAGCTTCCTTTGCGGCATTCTCATTGTAAAAGAACTTAACAATTTCCCTTGCAAGCCTCATCTTGACATCTCTTGGATTTACCTTTGACTCCTTTATCAACTTTTCATATCGTACTATTTCTTCTTCAGGAATATCCGTAACCAACCTCATATACTTGACTATAAGCTCATCAGGAATTGACATTACCTTTCCATACATATCGTTTGGTTCATCTGTAAATGCAATATAGTTATCATAGCTCTTACTCATTTTTAGTTTCCCATCAGTACCTTCAATTATCGGCATTGTCATTACAATTTGAGGTTTTAATCCGTACTCTTCCTGTACCTTTCTCCCAACTAACAAATTAAACAATTGATCTGTTCCACCTAATTCCACATCTGCCTTTATTGCCACTGAATCATATGCTTGAGCAAGAGGGTATAAAAATTCAGCTATACTTATAGGTTGACCTTCTGATAACCTTTTAGAAAAATCATCTCTTTCAAGCATTCTAGCAACTGTGTATTTACCAGCAAGTCTCACTACATCCGCAAATTTCATTTTACCAAGCCATTCATTGTTAAATCTAACTTCCGTCTTACTCTCATCTAATATTTTAAAAGCTTGTTTTGCATAAGTTTCGGCATTTTTTCTAACTTCTTTCTCAGATAGCATAGGCCTTGTAATATTCCTACCTGTAGGATCCCCAATCATACCAGTAAAATCTCCAATTATAAGAATAACATGATGGCCTAAATCCTGAAACTCTTTCAATTTTTTCAAAACCACAGCATGCCCTAAATGGAGATCCGGTCTTGAGGGATCTACACCAAGTTTTATTCTAAGAGGTCTATTTTCTTTTAAACGTTCTAATAATTCTTCTTCAGATATAAAATCAACTACATTCCTTTTCAAAATCTCAAGCTGATTGGAAGGTTCCAAAAAAATCCCCCCTATCTGGATATAAAGAAAGCGGTTAAAATGCTAGATACAAAAAATAACACACCAACAATCACAGTGATTTTTCCTTCAGTATCAAGACCTTTTTCTCTGCCAAAAACTGTATTCATGGCACCTGAACCAAAAGCTCCACCAAGTTCCGCAAATTTCCCCATTTGCTTTAAAGAAAGATATATAAGCAAAGCGCTTATTAATCCATGAATAACCAACATTACTTTGGACACAACTACACCTCCATTCTTCATTTTCTAAGCTTTATTATATCACATCAAAAATATCAAATCAAATTTTCAGCTTATTTTCCACCTTCAAAATCTGACATACTCCACAATAGCTACAAATATTCCTACAATCATCCGTTTTTTCGCCTGATAAAAACTTTTCATACTCTTTCCAAAGAAAATATTTCGTCACACCTGATTCAATATGGTCCCATGGAAAATTATCCTTAACAGTATACGGTCCTTTATAATCGCCCAGATTCACATTCTCTTCATTAAATGATATAATCCAATCTTCAAAATTGAAATGCTCACTCCATTCATCATAATACGACTTTACATATTTTTTCTTAACAACATCATACAACCTTCTATCTCCCCTCGACAAAATCGCTTCAATAAAACTTTGTTTTCCATCGTTTACATCTATTTTGGCATACTTTCTGTATGGTTTTAAAACATTATATACATATTCCATATATTCTGGTTCTCTAACTTCTGCAAATTGAAAAGCAGTATGTGGTTTTGGAACTAGTAAATTTATCGAAGCAGTAACAAGTTTAAACTTAAAACTCTTTATTTCTTTTAACAACTCACCGATTTCTCGAACATCTTCTTCTGTCTCACCAGGGAATCCTACCATAAAATAGAGTTTTATTTTATTCCAACCAGCTTTTTTTGCCTCCAAAGCACTCCTTAAAATCTCATCAAGTGCTATATTCTTATTAATCTTATCCCTCATTTTCTGAGAACCTGCTTCTGGGGCAAGAGTTATCCCTCTTTTCCGCACTGACGCTATCTTAGTAAGAAGTTCAACGTTAAAGGCATCTACACGTGTAGATGGAATTGACAATGAAATCTTTTTCTCATTTACATAAGGTAAAAGCATATCAACAATTTTGTTTAATGTTGAATGATCCATAGCAGAGAGAGATAAAAGTGATATTTCTTCATATCCTGTCTTATTCAATATTTTTTTTGCATTTTCAACCACTTTTCTTGCAGTTCTTTCTCTAACAGGTCTATAAATATACCCTGCATGGCAAAACCTACATCCTCTTGTACAACCCCTACTTATTTCTAACACTGCTCTATCATGAATACTTTGAACATTTGGAATAATTTGATTTACCGGAACAAAACTATCATCAAGATCTTCTAATACATTTTTTTTTATTCTTTTTGGAACGTTCTTTACTGGTACAACTTTTCTTCCACTTTGTTTGTAAAACAAAGGAATATAAATTCCTCCTACTTTAGAAAGTTCTTCCAACCTCTTAATTCTTTTTTCTCCTTTAGTAAAATTCAAAATTTCAAGTATCTTTTTTAAATTTTCCTCCCCATCACCCAAATATACTACATCAAAAGCACGATATAAAGGCTCTATATTAAAAACAACAGGTCCACCCGCTATAACAATAGGCTCATTATCCTTTCTTTTATCTACATCAATATTAATTTTGGAAAGTTCCAATAGTTTTAAAATATTTGTAAAAGATAACTCATAACTTATTGAAATCCCTAACACATCCATCTCAAAAATGGGAGTTTTTGTTTCTAAAGTAAACAAGGGTATACCTT is a genomic window containing:
- the eno gene encoding phosphopyruvate hydratase, with the translated sequence MYIEIIDIYAREVLDSRGNPTVEVEVMLEDGSVGRAIVPSGASTGKFEALELRDKDSKRYGGKGVLKAIENVNEKIAPKLLGLNAYEQVSIDKTLLEIDGTENKSNIGANAILGVSMAVSRAVANSLQLPLYKYLGGVNAKVLPVPLMNVINGGAHADNNLDIQEFMIVPAGAPSFREALRYGAETFHALKRILKEAGHVTAVGDEGGFAPNLQNNEEAIQVLIRAIEKAGYVPGKDIYIALDVAASEFYNGETGKYFIDGTEKTSDELIEYYESLINKYPIISIEDPFDQEDWDSYRKFNEKVGKKVQIVGDDLYVTNVKRLEKGIELKATNSILIKLNQIGSVTETLNAIELAKTNNMTNVISHRSGETEDTFIADLAVATNAGQIKTGSLSRSERIAKYNQLLRIEEELGDAAEYKGIKAFYSIDR
- the tyrS gene encoding tyrosine--tRNA ligase; the encoded protein is MEPSNQLEILKRNVVDFISEEELLERLKENRPLRIKLGVDPSRPDLHLGHAVVLKKLKEFQDLGHHVILIIGDFTGMIGDPTGRNITRPMLSEKEVRKNAETYAKQAFKILDESKTEVRFNNEWLGKMKFADVVRLAGKYTVARMLERDDFSKRLSEGQPISIAEFLYPLAQAYDSVAIKADVELGGTDQLFNLLVGRKVQEEYGLKPQIVMTMPIIEGTDGKLKMSKSYDNYIAFTDEPNDMYGKVMSIPDELIVKYMRLVTDIPEEEIVRYEKLIKESKVNPRDVKMRLAREIVKFFYNENAAKEAEENFIKVFRKKELPDEMPEIKFENGKYNIVDVLVAVKATQSRSEAKRVVNQGGVKFDGKKVESFKEDVTIENEHVLRVGKRKFYKLIAKN
- a CDS encoding S-layer homology domain-containing protein; this encodes MKKLLVIITLVLVSAFIFAGLKDVPENHWAYDSVMMLQKAGIVTGYPDGTFRGVNNVTRYELAVFLARVMDLLEKDIQKVMVTVDVHENDIAALYEITGSLKKALANAVTKEEVEVLSKRLDVIDKDVIRIYEALSKKVSADDVEKMVNDSVDSINGQIEFLYKKITVSEENSKKYVDEKYNELAGKLLNVETNVNNAIPMLRNLVYQNAESIKNVDKKLVKYINVKMQSVDRKLKDVEEIKEFAQFNTDTLNGLAAKLGEVEYALRKQIEGVKKDVESVKKDVEGVKVATEENKKALETKAGKDELDAVAKKADSANTLSIVGLILGIVGVGLGVYAAFVKP
- the secG gene encoding preprotein translocase subunit SecG yields the protein MKNGGVVVSKVMLVIHGLISALLIYLSLKQMGKFAELGGAFGSGAMNTVFGREKGLDTEGKITVIVGVLFFVSSILTAFFISR
- a CDS encoding TIGR03960 family B12-binding radical SAM protein, whose translation is MILEFLNKELLKVQKPARYIGYEFNSILKERDGKLRIALAFPDVYEVGMSHYGLELLYHYINSFDDYYAERVFLPWVDMIELMEKKGIPLFTLETKTPIFEMDVLGISISYELSFTNILKLLELSKINIDVDKRKDNEPIVIAGGPVVFNIEPLYRAFDVVYLGDGEENLKKILEILNFTKGEKRIKRLEELSKVGGIYIPLFYKQSGRKVVPVKNVPKRIKKNVLEDLDDSFVPVNQIIPNVQSIHDRAVLEISRGCTRGCRFCHAGYIYRPVRERTARKVVENAKKILNKTGYEEISLLSLSAMDHSTLNKIVDMLLPYVNEKKISLSIPSTRVDAFNVELLTKIASVRKRGITLAPEAGSQKMRDKINKNIALDEILRSALEAKKAGWNKIKLYFMVGFPGETEEDVREIGELLKEIKSFKFKLVTASINLLVPKPHTAFQFAEVREPEYMEYVYNVLKPYRKYAKIDVNDGKQSFIEAILSRGDRRLYDVVKKKYVKSYYDEWSEHFNFEDWIISFNEENVNLGDYKGPYTVKDNFPWDHIESGVTKYFLWKEYEKFLSGEKTDDCRNICSYCGVCQILKVENKLKI